One window of Nitrospirota bacterium genomic DNA carries:
- a CDS encoding ATP-binding protein — translation MIKRTISAQITEAITTPNRAIILYGPRQAGKTTLIQSLFKQKSGNHEELFFNGDDLFAQDLFSRNELEALSRIVGSNKIVVIDEAQRIANIGLTLKLLVDNLPVTVIASGSASFELADKINEPLTGRTKTFWLYPLSWKEVSGQYSKTMRKTALEEMLRFGMYPKVHSLSAREKADYLYEYLNNYLYRDLLTFESIRKPKKVVDLLVLLALQIGKEVSIAELAKHLAVNQKTIESYLDILVKMFILVNLRGFSRNLRKEIYKTSKYYFTDTGLRNALIRNFNPLNIRADAGELFENWFIMEKIKHMSNSRQYANFYFWRTYDQQEIDLIEEKEGRLTGYECKLSTKKKFAPPRDWLASYKTAGFKTVHAENCFGFLE, via the coding sequence ATGATAAAGCGAACAATATCCGCACAAATAACCGAAGCAATTACTACGCCTAACAGGGCAATTATTCTCTATGGTCCCCGGCAGGCAGGGAAAACAACCCTTATACAATCGCTGTTCAAGCAAAAATCCGGTAACCACGAAGAGCTTTTTTTTAATGGGGACGACCTATTCGCTCAGGATTTATTCAGCCGTAATGAACTTGAGGCGCTGTCTCGGATTGTAGGGAGCAATAAAATCGTGGTCATAGATGAAGCCCAGCGCATAGCAAACATCGGGCTGACGCTGAAACTGCTCGTGGACAATCTGCCGGTTACTGTCATTGCATCAGGGTCAGCGTCTTTTGAGCTGGCAGACAAAATAAACGAACCGCTTACAGGCAGGACAAAAACGTTTTGGCTCTATCCCCTGTCGTGGAAAGAGGTATCAGGACAATACAGTAAAACCATGCGCAAAACAGCGTTGGAAGAAATGCTCCGCTTCGGCATGTACCCTAAAGTCCACAGTCTGTCAGCCCGGGAAAAAGCAGATTATCTTTACGAATATCTGAACAACTACCTCTACCGCGATCTTCTGACCTTTGAAAGCATCCGCAAACCAAAGAAGGTCGTTGATCTGCTGGTGCTGCTTGCCCTTCAAATCGGCAAAGAAGTGTCAATCGCAGAACTGGCAAAGCATCTGGCTGTGAACCAAAAAACCATTGAAAGTTACCTGGATATTCTCGTAAAAATGTTTATACTCGTCAACCTGCGCGGCTTTAGCCGCAATCTGCGCAAGGAGATATATAAAACATCAAAGTACTACTTTACAGACACAGGACTTCGCAATGCACTTATACGCAACTTCAATCCGCTCAACATCCGGGCTGATGCCGGAGAGCTTTTTGAAAACTGGTTCATCATGGAAAAAATAAAACATATGAGCAACTCCCGCCAATACGCAAACTTCTATTTTTGGAGAACATACGACCAGCAGGAGATAGACCTGATAGAAGAAAAAGAAGGCAGATTAACAGGCTATGAATGCAAGCTTTCAACGAAAAAAAAGTTCGCTCCGCCCAGGGACTGGCTTGCCTCTTACAAAACCGCTGGCTTTAAGACTGTGCATGCGGAAAATTGCTTTGGTTTTTTAGAATAG